The uncultured Desulfobulbus sp. genome window below encodes:
- a CDS encoding nitroreductase family protein: MFTRRSIRQYTQEPIGMSLIDDLLEAAMAAPSAMGKNPWHFIVLQSRSGIDRLAACLPNGKMLGQATAALLVCGDIHQAHDKELSFLLQDVSAAIENILLAASMLGLGACWLGIHPREERIRAVTEAFALPQGILPVAGISLGWPNEVKEPRTRMSREQIHIEQW, encoded by the coding sequence ATTTTTACCCGTCGCAGTATCCGCCAATACACACAAGAGCCTATTGGCATGTCTCTGATTGACGATCTTTTAGAGGCAGCTATGGCTGCCCCTTCTGCCATGGGAAAAAATCCTTGGCATTTTATCGTGCTGCAATCTCGTTCGGGTATCGATAGGCTCGCTGCCTGTTTACCCAATGGCAAGATGCTGGGCCAAGCCACGGCAGCACTGTTGGTTTGTGGCGACATTCATCAGGCCCACGACAAGGAACTCTCGTTTCTGCTTCAAGATGTCAGTGCAGCCATAGAAAATATTTTGCTGGCCGCAAGTATGTTAGGGCTTGGTGCATGCTGGTTGGGAATCCATCCCCGCGAGGAGCGAATCCGTGCTGTGACTGAAGCCTTTGCACTCCCTCAAGGCATCCTGCCAGTAGCCGGTATTTCTCTGGGCTGGCCCAATGAAGTGAAAGAACCTCGAACTCGCATGAGCCGGGAGCAGATTCATATCGAACAGTGGTAA